Proteins co-encoded in one Dendropsophus ebraccatus isolate aDenEbr1 chromosome 9, aDenEbr1.pat, whole genome shotgun sequence genomic window:
- the TMEM265 gene encoding transmembrane protein 265 isoform X2, whose product MTEAQEPKDRPISTEEKLKNGAKEEEFKVLVSAPLRPPNSKHNRRKDCGFFPSCSLRRLAIVSIVCGVSCVGIKALILALQAEQACDQELRGTLSRRSRRFSILSILLFVGVLVSLPVLLVLASYVMTLIE is encoded by the exons GATCGGCCAATCTCTACTGAGGAGAAACTTAAAAATGGAGCAAAAGAGGAGGAATTCAAGGTCCTGGTCAGCGCCCCCCTGCGCCCCCCAAACTCCAAGCACAACAGAAGGAAGGACTGTGGGTTTTTCCCCTCCTGCAGCCTGCGGAGATTGGCCATAGTGAGCATCGTGTGTGGAGTCTCCTGTGTGGGGATCAAGGCTCTAATCCTGGCTCTGCAG GCAGAGCAGGCATGTGACCAGGAGTTGAGGGGCACCCTCTCTCGCCGCTCTCGGAGATTCTCCATCCTGAGTATCCTGTTGTTCGTGGGCGTTCTGGTGTCTCTGCCCGTTCTTCTGGTTCTGGCATCATATGTGATGACTCTGATAGAGTGA